From a single Leishmania infantum JPCM5 genome chromosome 36 genomic region:
- a CDS encoding putative glycosyl hydrolase — protein sequence MLSKVTEDGAGSASVGRRIDATIKVDRWELREDTLPVGGQALVSETLFSLGNGLVGVRGHAEETEAGQNRHERHRAHISRQRSYHNSRRGDDELFSDVKDRHSPLGDGGDWHHSRAQGGGSNGNSVNGPRGQRGVYFSGFYEQRPLMHPRSFSAGLSTKEGYRLRTPDPFCIDAFLSGEHISAARGPTRSHTRRLDLRTGELYRRFVWFSNQQHREITVETRRFVSAARKNISAMHYKMSVRNAHNTDVRLISRTFLSAAEYDVETMLTQSNIQDAMSVVLVRTRNSCRHLAIASVETCTSRSYPAGIQTFPTRDASTPTQGGTGGDTGFGTSPSGPAPSCSASPSSPAAASPTTLTPNSRETEWGTETSYTSCISDGVIVEFVKVIGHFGDEDSTTEELLDVATHQTRKVAALGYEGLLAEHRDVMNAFWDTADVRVEPRADVQGAFRFNILQTYMSTSGDPYYCFPTRGLTGDMLLGVQQWDVDALIVPFLSHACPKKARALLEFRIRTLNEAKDIAADLSLPRGALFPYRTVTGEKNPTPYCGAFLFVNAVVVYALKEYVTATNDTSILVQGGADLVFTTALVWLQWGTWEKGLFHLRSVSGPDTYNDVADNNFFTNLMAQMHLQWAVQLAVMLRQENPEMWHGIMHRAQMTENDIVAMDQAAAKMVLPFDGTHRIHPMDQSFMRKKHWNLTSLKDGAEGPLTSLYHPTVVYRHRVCHIPDVLLAIMLAPDSFSLDEAKADFTFYEAVTASDSALRLAIFSVVAAQLRLSNKAMSYFHDSLFVDIDNLIGNSGGGLHCTAAAGSWSSMAVGICGLRVAQGVLHFNPVLSEEMDEFEFHARHRGCLVRVLVTKRLVTYTLVSAPEGVTDLILVHAGVNRITLRLNHPETVRLFREVRVFDFDCVVFELDSVVEDIEGVHYHAWTQTLEEHFHQHGFSDFSMTKELYLAYLRHVKPFYGLNEIFKKYNQNPPPTGEVDDTAESNTLYGLCRRKLQLFRSYATTHGIPMREGVLQLISLLRQYGIAVGCVSGSKNARWVINETTKGSSIFDNFLEGKEGEELGLRWRPEMDYFEACAHRMDAATNRAVVVMDGIDGFSKKALERFRMVVDVSLTPEETTLSIPRVFAKNLGDITMETLNEYTVRGGVVNHLREM from the coding sequence ATGTTATCAAAGGTCACTGAAGACGGAGCCGGCAGCGCGTCTGTCGGACGTCGCATCGATGCAACCATCAAGGTGGACCGAtgggagctgcgcgaggacaCCCTGCCGGTTGGCGGCCAGGCACTTGTGAGCGAgacgctcttctctctcggaAACGGCCTCGTCGGCGTGCGTGGGCATGCAGAGGAGACGGAAGCGGGCCAGAACCGCCACGAACGGCACAGGGCGCACATTAGTCGTCAGCGCTCGTATCACAACAGTCGTCGAGGTGATGATGAGCTGTTCAGCGACGTCAAGGATCGACATTCTCCTTTGGGTGATGGGGGAGACTGGCACcactcgcgcgcgcagggcggcggcagtaATGGCAATAGCGTCAATGGCCCTCGTGGACAGCGAGGAGTGTACTTCTCCGGGTTTTATGAGCAGCGTCCTCTCATGCATCCACGCTCTTTCTCAGCTGGTCTCTCCACCAAGGAGGGCTACCGCCTGCGCACGCCAGATCCCTTCTGCATCGACGCGTTCCTCAGCGGCGAGCACATTAGCGCCGCACGGGGTCCCACACGGAGCCACACTCGTCGCCTCGACCTGCGCACAGGGGAGCTGTATCGCCGCTTCGTCTGGTTCTCcaaccagcagcaccgcgagaTCACTGTCGAGACGCGCCGCTTTGTTTCTGCGGCGCGCAAGAACATCTCCGCCATGCACTACAAGATGAGCGTGCGAAACGCGCACAACACCGACGTGCGCCTCATCTCGCGCACATTCCTTTCAGCTGCCGAGTACGACGTCGAGACGATGCTCACTCAGTCGAACATTCAAGACGCCATGAGCGTCGTGCTCGTGCGAACGCGTAATAGCTGCCGTCATCTCGCCATCGCCTCTGTCGAGACGTGCACGTCCCGCTCCTACCCTGCTGGCATACAGACCTTCCCGACGAGGGACGCCAGCACCCCCACCCaaggcggcaccggcggtgaCACGGGCTTTGGCACATCTCCATCTGGTCCCGCCCCGTCGTGCAGTGCTTCGCCATCGAGCCCGGCGGCCGCGTCTCCGACGACTCTCACCCCAAACAGTCGCGAGACAGAGTGGGGGACGGAGACGTCCTACACGAGCTGCATCTCCGATGGCGTCATTGTCGAGTTTGTCAAAGTTATCGGCCACTTCGGCGACGAGGATTCAACGACGGAGGAGTTGCTCGACGTGGCGACGCATCAGACTCGCAAGGTGGCAGCACTCGGCTACGAGgggctgctggcggagcacCGCGACGTTATGAACGCCTTCTGGGACACGGCGGATGTGCGGGTGGAACCGAGGGCGGATGTGCAGGGCGCCTTCCGCTTCAATATCCTGCAGACCTACATGTCGACCAGCGGGGACCCGTACTACTGCTTTCCGACCCGCGGTCTGACAGGCGATATGCTCCTGGGTGTACAGCAGTGGGATGTGGACGCGCTGATCGTGCCGTTCCTCTCCCACGCGTGTCCCaagaaggcgcgcgcgctgcttgAGTTCCGCATTCGTACACTGAATGAGGCAAAGGACATTGCGGCGGACTTGTCACTGCCCCGCGGCGCATTGTTCCCATATCGTACCGTGACTGGAGAGAAGAACCCCACGCCTTACTGCGGCGCGTTTCTCTTCGTgaacgccgtcgtcgtctaCGCGCTAAAGGAGTATGTGACGGCGACGAACGACACTAGCATCCTCGTGCAAGGCGGTGCTGACCTCGTCTTCACGACGGCGCTTGTCTGGCTGCAGTGGGGCACGTGGGAGAAAGGCCTGTTTCACCTGCGCTCGGTGTCGGGCCCCGACACGTACAATGATGTCGCCGACAACAACTTCTTCACGAACTTGATGGCACAGATGCATCTGCAGTGGGCGGTTCAGctggcggtgatgctgcgACAGGAGAACCCGGAGATGTGGCACGGCATTATGCACCGAGCTCAGATGACGGAAAACGACATTGTTGCCATGGaccaggcggcggcgaagatgGTGCTGCCCTTCGACGGCACCCATCGTATCCACCCCATGGATCAGTCGTTCATGCGGAAGAAGCACTGGAACCTCACGTCGCTCAaggacggcgcggagggcCCGCTGACATCGCTGTACCACCCGACAGTGGTGTACCGGCATCGAGTGTGTCACATACCGGACGTGCTGCTCGCAATCATGCTCGCGCCAGACAGCTTCTCGTTGGATGAGGCAAAGGCGGACTTCACGTTTTACGAAGCTGTAACCGCTTCGGactcggcgctgcggctcgcCATCTTTagcgtcgtcgcggcgcagctgcgtctgTCAAACAAGGCGATGAGCTACTTTCACGACTCACTCTTTGTGGACATCGACAACCTCATCGGCAactccggcggcggcctccactgcaccgcggcggcggggtcGTGGAGCTCCATGGCGGTGGGAATCTGCGGACTGCGCGTGGCGCAGGGCGTGCTGCACTTCAACCCCGTTTTGAGTGAAGAAATGGACGAGTTCGAGTTCCacgcgcggcaccgcggctgtCTCGTGCGCGTCCTGGTGACAAAGAGGCTCGTTACATACACACTAGTCAGCGCTCCAGAGGGTGTGACGGACCTCATCCTGGTTCACGCCGGCGTAAACCGCATCACCTTGCGACTGAATCACCCTGAAACGGTGCGGCTCTTTAGAGAAGTGCGCGTGTTCGACTTCGACTGCGTCGTATTTGAGCTCGATAGCGTCGTCGAGGACATCGAGGGCGTTCACTACCATGCCTGGACACAAACGCTGGAGGAGCATTTTCATCAGCACGGCTTTTCGGACTTTTCGATGACAAAGGAGCTCTACCTCGCTTACCTACGGCATGTGAAGCCCTTCTACGGCCTGAACGAAATTTTCAAGAAATACAACCAGAACCCCCCGCCGACCGGCGAGGTGGATGACACGGCGGAGTCGAACACTCTCTACGGCCTGTGCCGCCGCAAGCTGCAGCTGTTCCGTTCTTACGCGACGACGCACGGCATACCGATGCGTGAGGGTGTTCTGCAGCTCATCTCCCTTCTCCGCCAGTACGGGATCGCCGTCGGAtgcgtcagcggcagcaagaaTGCGCGATGGGTCATCAACGAAACCACCAAAGGCAGCTCCATTTTCGACAACTTCCTGGAAGGcaaggagggcgaggaactggggctgcgctggcggcccGAAATGGACTACTTCGAGGCCTGCGCGCACCGCATGGATGCGGCGACAAACCGCGCCGTTGTGGTGATGGATGGCATCGATGGGTTTTCCAagaaggcgctggagcgctTCCGCATGGTTGTTGACGTGAGCCTGACTCCTGAGGAGACCACTCTGTCCATTCCGAGAGTGTTCGCGAAGAACCTTGGCGACATTACGATGGAGACGCTGAATGAGTACACTGTCCGCGGTGGCGTCGTCAATCATCTTCGGGAGATGTAG